The proteins below come from a single Desulfitobacterium metallireducens DSM 15288 genomic window:
- a CDS encoding IS110 family transposase — protein sequence MNFTQNEKLNQLSESSIVIGVDIASELHYARAFDWRGVELGKVFKFANTAEGFKDCYAWIERLKRQTHKDSIIVGAEPTGHYWFNLASYFKEQSIKLVLVNPFHVKRSKELDDNHPSKTDAKDPKTIAKLVIEGRFNEPYIPEGIYAELRIATACRMRIQKDMNSIKNRIQRWLKIYFPEHETVFAKFDATSSMLVLQEAPLPSDIEKLGAEGINQIWRDNKLRAVGMKRAKSLYEAAQKSIGCTEGEFCSRMEIKLLLQDYHNKTAQYQAITEVIDGLCSQIPEVAKLLEIKGVGLVSVAGFISEVGDIRRFNSPKQIQKLAGLALRESSSGKHKGQTTISKRGRARLRAILFQAVMPLVSNNTEFAEIHKYYTTRNKNPLKKKQSLIALSCKLIRVFYAILTKGIDYDPQKLIKDIHRPVEYLAA from the coding sequence ATGAATTTTACACAAAACGAGAAACTAAATCAACTTTCAGAAAGTAGTATTGTCATTGGAGTGGACATCGCAAGCGAACTTCATTATGCCAGAGCTTTCGACTGGCGAGGAGTAGAGCTAGGGAAAGTATTCAAGTTTGCAAACACTGCAGAAGGATTCAAAGACTGCTACGCATGGATTGAACGGCTAAAAAGGCAGACACATAAGGACTCCATAATAGTAGGCGCAGAGCCAACCGGCCATTACTGGTTCAATCTAGCATCATATTTTAAAGAGCAAAGCATTAAGCTAGTCCTGGTCAATCCATTTCACGTAAAACGTAGTAAAGAACTGGATGACAATCATCCGAGCAAAACGGATGCCAAGGATCCTAAAACAATCGCTAAGCTGGTGATCGAGGGCAGATTCAATGAGCCTTACATTCCGGAAGGGATCTATGCGGAATTGCGAATAGCTACGGCTTGCAGAATGCGCATACAAAAGGATATGAATAGCATAAAAAATCGCATCCAGCGGTGGCTAAAAATATACTTTCCCGAGCATGAAACGGTGTTTGCTAAATTTGATGCCACAAGTAGCATGCTGGTGCTGCAAGAAGCCCCTCTACCCAGCGATATTGAAAAACTTGGAGCAGAAGGAATAAACCAAATTTGGAGGGACAACAAACTGAGGGCAGTGGGTATGAAAAGGGCTAAGAGCCTGTATGAAGCTGCTCAAAAGAGCATTGGTTGCACCGAAGGAGAGTTTTGTTCCCGAATGGAAATCAAGCTATTACTCCAAGACTATCATAATAAAACAGCACAATATCAAGCGATCACAGAGGTCATTGATGGTTTGTGCAGTCAAATACCAGAAGTAGCAAAGCTACTTGAAATTAAAGGTGTGGGACTGGTTTCAGTAGCTGGTTTTATCTCTGAGGTTGGAGACATTAGACGCTTTAATTCTCCGAAGCAGATTCAAAAACTTGCCGGATTGGCCTTGCGAGAAAGCAGCTCAGGCAAGCACAAAGGACAGACCACGATCAGCAAACGGGGGCGAGCGCGACTGAGGGCAATTCTATTTCAAGCGGTGATGCCACTAGTCTCTAACAACACAGAGTTTGCAGAGATACATAAGTATTACACGACAAGAAACAAGAATCCTCTCAAAAAGAAACAATCGCTAATCGCCTTAAGCTGTAAACTGATTCGGGTATTCTATGCAATATTAACGAAAGGCATAGACTACGACCCGCAAAAGCTAATTAAAGACATCCATCGTCCCGTTGAGTATTTAGCAGCGTAA
- the dcuS gene encoding DcuS/MalK family sensor histidine kinase, translating into MKIRKPKLTLEKTILMLISVVVVLSLLVTDVLISQDVSNTTEKDIEDKAVTIARIVAHSSVVIEGLDGQRDEKEIQSYANEVANSSEVNFIVVLDMKGIRKSHPDITKVGQPFVGGDEGPVLQGKEHISTAEGTLGMSLRAFTPVFAPDGKQVGAVAVGVLLNTVQETVAQSRAKIYQGIGLGLLAGIFGAILLARKVKKIMFGLEPAEIAKLLQERNAMLESVREGILAVDSTGSVTLINAEAVRLFNQAGISDVVSIDITEYVPQIKTVLEAGQPALDSEYDLRGITLLSNTVPLKVNGKIVGAISTFRDKTEIKQLADELSGVKVYAEALRAQTHEFMNKLHVILGLVHVKNYDQLAAYVNQIADRYQTDVGSIVRNIKEPVLAGFILGKLSYAREMGCELELVEECFLPQPADLEIIHDLVAIIGNLVDNALDAVMNSENKQVLLNLAYDEGELVIEVSDHGPGIPEEIKEQMFNKGYSTKANNRGYGLFLVKRCLEERNGQMEIYSQEGRGTIFRLYLPYEIMEDNQYD; encoded by the coding sequence ATGAAGATTCGAAAACCGAAACTAACCCTTGAAAAAACCATTCTCATGCTCATTTCTGTCGTTGTTGTTTTATCGTTATTGGTAACCGATGTTTTAATAAGTCAGGACGTTTCGAATACTACAGAAAAAGACATTGAAGATAAGGCGGTGACCATCGCTCGGATCGTTGCGCATTCATCGGTCGTTATTGAAGGACTAGATGGGCAACGCGATGAAAAGGAGATTCAGTCTTATGCAAATGAAGTCGCGAATTCGTCTGAAGTTAATTTTATTGTCGTCTTGGATATGAAAGGAATTCGCAAATCTCATCCGGATATTACTAAGGTTGGGCAGCCCTTTGTCGGAGGGGATGAGGGACCTGTACTTCAAGGTAAGGAACATATATCTACGGCTGAAGGGACTTTGGGAATGTCTTTGCGTGCATTTACTCCCGTATTTGCCCCGGATGGCAAACAGGTGGGTGCGGTTGCAGTCGGTGTTTTACTCAATACGGTACAGGAAACTGTTGCCCAAAGTCGCGCAAAAATTTATCAAGGAATTGGCCTTGGACTTTTGGCTGGAATCTTTGGCGCAATTCTACTGGCCCGTAAAGTTAAAAAGATTATGTTTGGCTTGGAACCAGCAGAGATTGCTAAACTTCTTCAAGAACGAAATGCAATGCTCGAGTCGGTAAGAGAGGGAATTCTTGCAGTGGACTCGACCGGGAGTGTGACTCTCATAAATGCTGAAGCTGTTCGATTGTTCAATCAGGCCGGGATTAGTGATGTGGTCAGTATTGACATTACGGAATATGTCCCCCAGATAAAAACGGTGTTAGAAGCGGGTCAACCGGCGTTGGATTCTGAATATGATCTTCGAGGAATTACGCTGCTCTCGAATACCGTGCCCTTAAAGGTCAATGGTAAAATAGTCGGTGCGATTTCGACGTTCCGAGATAAGACTGAAATAAAGCAGCTCGCCGATGAGCTTTCCGGGGTTAAAGTCTATGCTGAGGCATTAAGAGCCCAAACCCATGAATTTATGAACAAACTTCATGTTATTTTAGGTTTGGTCCATGTCAAGAATTATGATCAACTTGCAGCCTATGTAAACCAGATCGCGGATCGTTATCAGACTGATGTAGGATCGATTGTCCGCAATATTAAGGAACCTGTTCTCGCTGGATTTATTCTTGGAAAATTGAGCTATGCCCGAGAAATGGGGTGTGAATTAGAACTGGTGGAGGAGTGCTTTTTGCCTCAGCCCGCAGACTTGGAAATCATTCATGACTTAGTTGCGATCATAGGCAATCTTGTCGATAATGCATTAGACGCAGTTATGAACTCTGAAAATAAACAGGTCCTGTTAAACCTGGCGTATGACGAAGGGGAACTCGTAATCGAAGTTTCGGATCACGGACCAGGCATTCCCGAGGAAATAAAAGAGCAGATGTTTAATAAGGGGTATTCTACGAAGGCGAATAATCGGGGTTATGGACTTTTTCTCGTTAAGCGGTGTTTGGAAGAAAGAAATGGGCAAATGGAAATCTATTCACAAGAAGGCCGAGGGACAATATTTAGACTGTATCTGCCGTATGAAATTATGGAGGACAATCAATATGATTAA
- a CDS encoding DUF2935 domain-containing protein has product MLTSEVYIQQSLELNLFFMRILKEHAFFMESAFGVKDQALAQQAEVLKNEFQTLLAETLCLADGLISPEVLSSGELVTQMTLDSERASTYYSGILLDNDLTRQELSLGSSPNPLNPSLVDQISSLNQRAISATTVIINYKSQLLQNVLACRTFTFNYPLLIEHILREARFYLKMLTTLQNGQVADLKRDIIEQEVFWNRQMAEHAYFIRSLLDPTEEELFETAHRFGKQFDELYKQAKTMTEQTTILPKLSQQTRQATIGIRDFKVAGTEGLIHCKIKAIMVPLLGDHVVREANHYLRILNTFMSRLH; this is encoded by the coding sequence ATGTTGACCAGCGAAGTTTATATTCAACAATCACTTGAACTCAACTTATTCTTTATGCGTATCCTCAAAGAGCATGCTTTTTTCATGGAATCCGCGTTTGGCGTCAAGGATCAAGCCCTTGCCCAACAAGCCGAGGTACTCAAAAATGAATTCCAAACCCTGCTCGCGGAAACCCTCTGTTTAGCTGATGGGCTGATCAGCCCTGAAGTCCTATCTTCTGGTGAATTAGTCACCCAGATGACTTTGGATTCTGAGCGTGCTTCAACTTACTATTCTGGAATTCTCCTGGATAATGATCTCACGCGTCAAGAATTATCCTTGGGAAGTTCACCCAATCCCCTAAACCCCTCCTTAGTTGATCAAATCTCCTCTCTCAACCAACGGGCTATCAGCGCCACTACAGTCATAATCAACTATAAATCCCAACTTCTTCAAAATGTCTTAGCCTGCCGAACCTTTACCTTTAATTATCCTTTGCTGATTGAGCATATCCTGCGTGAGGCCCGTTTTTACCTTAAGATGTTAACCACACTTCAAAATGGACAGGTTGCAGATCTAAAACGCGATATCATCGAACAAGAAGTCTTCTGGAATCGCCAAATGGCCGAGCATGCCTATTTCATACGTAGCCTCTTAGATCCTACAGAAGAAGAACTCTTTGAAACAGCCCATCGTTTTGGCAAACAGTTTGATGAACTTTACAAGCAGGCCAAGACCATGACGGAACAAACCACGATTTTGCCCAAGCTGAGTCAACAAACACGCCAAGCCACGATTGGCATAAGAGATTTCAAGGTCGCGGGCACCGAAGGATTAATTCACTGTAAGATTAAGGCTATCATGGTACCCCTTCTCGGGGATCACGTTGTCCGTGAAGCGAATCATTATCTTCGAATTCTCAATACCTTTATGAGTCGTTTACATTAA
- a CDS encoding class I SAM-dependent methyltransferase: MAQNHHSFHHNHEQRAKMFPAEKIYSRFGLKSNQILADLGCDSGYFSLKAAEVVGPQGKIKAVDLSQERLQVLQQTAQEQCKAEQIETFLAQGESIPLPDEDVDIALIANVLHELHDPVAYLRDTQRILRSNGEIWIIEWQKKEMPMGPLLAERRSLEEWVLVLEQAGFEDIWTQLFNTTHILIKAKGVKQ, encoded by the coding sequence ATGGCCCAAAATCATCATTCTTTTCACCATAATCATGAGCAAAGAGCCAAAATGTTCCCTGCAGAAAAGATCTATTCTCGCTTTGGTTTAAAATCGAATCAGATTTTAGCCGATTTAGGCTGCGACTCGGGTTATTTTTCTCTCAAAGCAGCTGAAGTTGTGGGACCACAAGGAAAAATAAAAGCCGTCGATCTCTCGCAAGAACGGCTTCAAGTCTTGCAGCAGACCGCTCAAGAACAATGTAAAGCAGAGCAAATTGAGACATTTCTCGCTCAGGGCGAAAGCATTCCTCTTCCCGATGAAGATGTCGACATTGCCCTCATTGCCAATGTTCTCCATGAATTACATGATCCCGTAGCCTACCTGCGGGATACTCAGCGAATTCTTCGATCGAACGGAGAAATCTGGATCATTGAGTGGCAAAAGAAAGAAATGCCCATGGGACCCCTGCTTGCTGAGCGCCGTTCCCTTGAAGAATGGGTACTTGTCTTAGAACAAGCGGGTTTTGAGGATATCTGGACTCAACTCTTTAATACAACCCATATTCTTATCAAGGCCAAAGGAGTCAAGCAGTAA
- a CDS encoding PadR family transcriptional regulator yields MQKKHGRHTPAFLLLLLADAPAYGALLLTRLQTEFPHCFSDSADVYRSLQELEKSGLVITSWETKETGQPRKWYTITPKGRQALKEQAEDIRLRHANFEFFLSHYKNLSNDPNRE; encoded by the coding sequence ATGCAAAAAAAGCATGGTCGGCATACGCCCGCATTTTTACTTCTTCTATTAGCTGATGCACCTGCTTATGGAGCTTTGCTTCTAACCCGATTACAAACGGAGTTCCCCCATTGTTTTTCTGACAGTGCTGACGTTTATCGTAGCTTGCAAGAACTAGAGAAGAGCGGTTTAGTCATAACAAGCTGGGAAACAAAAGAAACGGGGCAACCCCGAAAATGGTATACCATTACACCCAAAGGAAGGCAAGCGCTTAAGGAACAAGCTGAAGACATTCGCCTGCGCCATGCCAATTTTGAGTTTTTCCTATCCCACTATAAGAACTTGAGTAACGATCCAAATAGAGAATAA
- a CDS encoding cache domain-containing protein, with amino-acid sequence MLHKKTVMVATVLMISLSLVGCGNTTANKDNIPAPQASQNSLGTGDLSQVHPSETPAQAGSTTSQADVEKKINDYLTQNYPGDWKVEGTTLSKGSYTENGNYKIVDGLEQVFPETMGVSIFVGEKRISTSVKQGTERVLEGYPTPATVGEVAKSGKVTSTNSSGYLKVYVPFKTGDKTVAVLTVSVPQ; translated from the coding sequence ATGCTTCATAAGAAGACCGTAATGGTCGCGACAGTATTAATGATCAGTCTTTCTCTGGTGGGCTGTGGAAATACCACAGCAAATAAGGATAATATTCCTGCACCCCAAGCTTCTCAAAATTCGTTAGGCACAGGTGATCTATCCCAAGTTCATCCTTCAGAAACACCAGCCCAAGCGGGAAGTACGACAAGCCAAGCAGACGTGGAGAAGAAAATTAACGACTACCTTACACAAAATTACCCCGGAGATTGGAAGGTTGAAGGGACGACTTTAAGCAAAGGCAGTTATACGGAAAATGGAAACTACAAGATCGTCGATGGACTTGAACAAGTTTTCCCAGAAACGATGGGTGTATCCATTTTCGTGGGAGAAAAAAGAATCTCAACAAGTGTCAAACAAGGAACAGAACGAGTCCTAGAAGGTTACCCGACACCTGCGACAGTGGGTGAGGTGGCGAAGAGCGGAAAAGTGACCAGTACGAACAGTAGCGGTTACTTAAAGGTTTACGTCCCTTTCAAGACTGGGGATAAAACAGTTGCGGTTTTGACCGTATCCGTACCGCAATAG
- the ilvA gene encoding threonine ammonia-lyase IlvA, whose amino-acid sequence MSQLNLEEIIKAGQVLKGVINKTPLLRNDILSERYDCNVFLKREDLQTVRSFKIRGAYNCMKSTPHDRLSKGVVCASAGNHAQGVAFSCKALGIPGKIYMPSTTPKQKVSAVQRFGGDAIEIILTGDTFDDSSNEAQARCKKDGLYFVHPFDDPYVIAGQGTVAMEILNDMENPVDFVLGGIGGGGLMSGVGTYFKNLSPSTQVIGVEAQGGCSMHEALKQNQVITLDKVDTFVDGTAVKRVGDLPFEICKEVIDDIVVVSEGKVSTTILEMYNEIAIVAEPAGALSVAALDAYRDKIKGKNVVCIISGGNNDIERTPEIKERSLLDQGLKHYFLINLPQRPGALKEIVVDVLGPQDDITRFEYTKTNNKEKGPILLGIELNRKEDYPPLIKKMKQKGIQYTIINEDPALYDLLI is encoded by the coding sequence ATGAGTCAACTCAATCTAGAAGAGATCATTAAAGCGGGACAGGTACTCAAAGGAGTCATTAATAAAACCCCTTTACTAAGAAACGATATTCTCTCGGAAAGATATGATTGTAATGTCTTCTTGAAACGAGAGGATCTTCAAACCGTCCGTTCATTCAAGATCAGAGGCGCTTATAATTGCATGAAAAGCACCCCTCATGACAGACTGAGTAAAGGGGTTGTCTGTGCTAGTGCAGGAAATCATGCCCAAGGCGTTGCCTTTTCCTGCAAAGCTCTTGGTATTCCTGGAAAGATCTATATGCCCTCAACTACGCCAAAACAAAAAGTTTCTGCTGTTCAACGTTTTGGGGGAGATGCCATCGAAATTATTCTTACCGGGGATACCTTTGATGATTCCTCAAATGAAGCGCAAGCCCGTTGCAAAAAAGACGGCCTCTATTTTGTTCACCCCTTTGATGATCCATATGTAATCGCCGGACAAGGTACGGTCGCCATGGAAATTCTTAATGATATGGAAAACCCGGTTGATTTTGTTTTGGGAGGTATCGGCGGAGGTGGCTTAATGTCCGGTGTAGGCACTTATTTCAAAAACCTCAGCCCTTCGACCCAAGTCATCGGTGTGGAAGCCCAAGGTGGATGTTCAATGCATGAAGCACTGAAACAGAATCAAGTCATTACTTTAGACAAAGTCGATACTTTCGTTGATGGTACTGCGGTTAAACGAGTCGGCGATCTCCCCTTTGAAATCTGTAAGGAAGTCATAGATGACATCGTCGTTGTCAGCGAAGGAAAAGTAAGTACGACGATTTTAGAAATGTATAATGAGATTGCAATTGTTGCGGAACCTGCAGGTGCTCTTTCCGTAGCCGCTTTAGATGCGTATCGTGATAAAATCAAAGGAAAAAATGTGGTCTGCATTATTAGTGGTGGCAATAATGATATTGAGAGAACCCCTGAAATCAAAGAGCGTTCCCTCTTGGATCAAGGTCTCAAACATTACTTCCTCATCAACTTACCTCAACGTCCTGGCGCATTGAAGGAAATTGTCGTCGATGTTCTCGGACCTCAAGATGACATCACCCGCTTCGAATATACCAAAACCAATAATAAAGAAAAGGGACCAATCCTCCTGGGAATCGAACTTAATCGTAAAGAGGATTACCCACCTTTAATTAAGAAAATGAAACAAAAAGGAATTCAATATACAATTATCAATGAAGATCCAGCACTCTATGATTTACTTATTTGA
- a CDS encoding MFS transporter: MSEQSQIKYSKIGVLSLAHMLNDLYSNYLPQLVPFLIILSPNFTVTRAAILVSAFTITSSMVQPFFGYYLDRQGKRWLVYVGTLWMAIMLSLTGIVQNYVVLVILAALAGLGTAAFHPQASTMVNVLSGDRKAVLLSGFIAFGNFGFALSPLLLVPLFQTYGLHATLVTVIPGILVAILLLFFAPRNNVLKGNSVPLSEVLSSLKSSSRELLAIIGVIAVRSLAYTSMLTLLPLYLKSQNLSNIAASHLVTIMLATGAIGGVIGGFISDYYGRKRLIVGSLLLSTPLFFGFLLTEGTLSTIFLALAGAALLSSFSVTIVAAQEAIPNNKALASGLTMGFAGGLGGLAVIVIGRIGDIWGLTSAITITFILPLVAGVIALFMKSHPAARSERLAAR, translated from the coding sequence ATGAGTGAACAATCCCAAATTAAATATTCCAAAATTGGCGTACTTTCTTTAGCTCATATGTTAAATGACTTATATAGTAATTACTTGCCCCAATTGGTTCCATTTCTCATTATCCTTAGCCCCAATTTCACAGTAACACGGGCAGCTATTTTAGTTTCCGCTTTTACCATTACTTCTTCAATGGTTCAACCTTTCTTTGGTTACTATTTAGACCGTCAAGGCAAACGCTGGCTTGTATATGTGGGTACACTGTGGATGGCTATTATGCTGAGCTTAACAGGGATCGTCCAGAACTATGTTGTCCTTGTAATCCTGGCTGCCCTTGCTGGACTTGGCACAGCCGCCTTCCATCCCCAAGCCTCGACGATGGTCAACGTTTTGAGTGGGGATCGCAAAGCAGTCCTCCTTTCTGGCTTTATCGCTTTTGGTAATTTCGGGTTCGCCTTAAGTCCACTGCTCTTAGTTCCCTTATTTCAAACGTATGGCTTACACGCTACTCTTGTAACCGTCATCCCTGGTATTTTGGTTGCTATTTTGCTACTCTTCTTCGCCCCACGTAACAACGTTTTAAAAGGAAATTCTGTACCTCTATCCGAAGTATTGAGCTCTCTAAAATCGTCTTCCCGGGAACTTTTAGCCATTATTGGAGTTATTGCGGTTCGTTCTCTGGCCTATACCTCCATGCTGACTCTGCTCCCCCTCTATTTAAAATCTCAAAACTTATCCAATATCGCAGCAAGTCACCTTGTCACCATTATGCTCGCTACCGGAGCAATCGGCGGGGTTATCGGTGGCTTCATTTCTGATTATTACGGACGTAAACGTCTTATTGTTGGTTCTCTCCTTCTTTCCACTCCGTTATTCTTCGGTTTTCTCTTGACCGAAGGTACATTAAGTACGATTTTTCTAGCTTTGGCTGGAGCCGCCTTACTGTCTAGCTTCTCCGTCACCATTGTCGCTGCCCAAGAAGCCATTCCGAATAATAAAGCACTGGCTTCCGGACTAACCATGGGATTTGCCGGTGGCTTAGGAGGCCTTGCTGTTATTGTCATTGGACGGATCGGAGATATTTGGGGTCTTACCTCTGCCATTACAATTACATTTATTCTTCCGCTCGTGGCTGGCGTTATTGCTCTGTTTATGAAAAGCCATCCTGCAGCACGTTCCGAACGTTTAGCAGCCCGCTAA
- a CDS encoding HD domain-containing protein, translating into MNSKDIIRFLNIAEKLKCELRHSWTSTMRQESVAEHSWRLCIFSWLIKDQLQDQYDMDKVMKMCLFHDLGEAITSDIPSFCKNEEDTRKEEAAVNQIISMLDNDLRSELDKLFIEMKEQQSKEARLFKALDKLEAVIQHNESPIETWIPLEFELNKTYANEEVRGIALLEGLREVVRQDTIKKLGDKEKELRARRPVGL; encoded by the coding sequence ATGAATTCAAAAGATATAATTAGATTTTTAAATATAGCTGAGAAATTGAAATGTGAATTACGCCATTCTTGGACATCTACGATGCGGCAAGAGAGTGTAGCAGAACATAGTTGGAGACTTTGCATTTTTTCTTGGTTGATAAAAGACCAATTACAAGATCAATATGATATGGACAAAGTTATGAAAATGTGTTTGTTTCATGATTTGGGTGAAGCAATCACAAGTGATATACCAAGTTTTTGTAAAAATGAAGAAGATACCAGAAAAGAAGAGGCTGCAGTAAATCAAATAATCAGTATGCTTGATAATGATTTGCGTTCTGAACTAGATAAGTTATTTATTGAAATGAAAGAACAACAGAGTAAGGAAGCTAGATTATTCAAAGCACTTGATAAATTAGAAGCGGTGATTCAGCATAACGAATCTCCGATTGAAACATGGATACCATTAGAATTCGAATTAAATAAAACATATGCAAATGAGGAAGTAAGAGGTATTGCCTTGTTGGAAGGCTTACGAGAAGTAGTAAGGCAAGATACCATAAAAAAGTTAGGTGATAAAGAAAAAGAATTAAGGGCCCGACGTCCTGTCGGTCTCTGA
- a CDS encoding 2-hydroxycarboxylate transporter family protein, whose product MATVETVNNSPNVSGFWSALGNIKIGTIPLPLYAILAAVIFAASFYEKLPADMVGGFAMIMIMGMFLGEVGGRIPILRNIGGPAILAIFVPSILVFLNLLNPASLKSITAIMKTDNFLYLYISSLVVGSILGMNRKVLIQGFLKMFVPLIVGTIASIVVGSLVGTLFGFSIKHTFFYIVVPIIGGGIGEGVLPLSLAYSEILRADQATLIPQLTTAAVLGNVVAIVTAGFLKRLGEKKQHLTGNGLLVKGGDDAELLKESTTIDKPIEFPLMGAGLLLAVSFYIFGSLANMAIAIPGAILMIFAAAIVKALKVMPPKMEQGAYHWYKFVSNNLTFPLMVGIGVLYTPLSDVVKLISPAYIVIVICTVLAMVTSGFFVGKFMNMYPVESALVTACHSGLGGTGDVAILSSANRIELMPFAQISTRIGGASMIVIATILMRMFGN is encoded by the coding sequence ATGGCTACAGTAGAAACCGTAAATAATTCACCGAATGTTTCAGGTTTTTGGTCCGCGCTTGGCAACATTAAAATTGGAACAATTCCATTACCTCTCTACGCAATCCTAGCTGCAGTGATTTTTGCCGCTTCTTTTTACGAAAAGCTTCCTGCAGATATGGTCGGCGGATTTGCAATGATTATGATTATGGGTATGTTTCTTGGTGAAGTCGGGGGCAGAATTCCGATTCTAAGGAACATTGGGGGCCCAGCCATTCTCGCAATTTTTGTTCCATCTATTCTCGTTTTTCTTAATTTATTAAATCCAGCTTCCTTGAAATCAATTACCGCAATTATGAAAACGGATAACTTCCTCTACTTGTATATCTCATCTTTGGTTGTGGGGAGTATTCTCGGAATGAATCGAAAAGTTTTGATTCAAGGTTTTCTAAAGATGTTTGTTCCTTTGATTGTGGGAACGATCGCATCGATTGTCGTGGGTTCCTTGGTGGGAACACTCTTTGGATTCAGTATTAAACACACGTTCTTTTACATTGTAGTTCCGATTATCGGAGGCGGAATTGGCGAAGGCGTTCTCCCCCTTTCATTGGCTTATTCGGAAATTCTTAGAGCCGATCAAGCAACCCTGATTCCTCAGCTCACTACAGCAGCTGTACTTGGGAACGTTGTCGCTATTGTTACTGCCGGTTTCTTAAAACGGTTGGGCGAAAAGAAACAACATTTGACAGGCAATGGATTACTCGTTAAAGGCGGCGACGATGCCGAATTGCTTAAAGAAAGTACCACCATTGATAAACCCATCGAGTTTCCCCTCATGGGAGCAGGACTGCTACTTGCTGTAAGCTTCTATATTTTCGGAAGCCTAGCCAATATGGCCATTGCCATCCCAGGTGCAATTCTAATGATCTTCGCAGCAGCGATTGTTAAAGCTCTCAAAGTTATGCCACCCAAGATGGAGCAAGGTGCTTATCATTGGTACAAATTTGTATCTAACAACTTAACGTTCCCACTTATGGTCGGTATTGGAGTTCTATATACACCTTTAAGTGATGTTGTCAAATTGATCAGCCCAGCTTATATCGTTATCGTTATTTGCACGGTTCTAGCCATGGTGACCTCTGGTTTCTTCGTAGGGAAATTCATGAATATGTATCCGGTTGAATCCGCTTTGGTCACAGCTTGCCACAGTGGGTTAGGTGGAACAGGGGACGTTGCTATTCTCTCTTCCGCTAATCGCATTGAACTTATGCCCTTTGCCCAAATTTCCACCCGGATCGGTGGCGCTTCTATGATCGTTATTGCCACAATCTTAATGCGGATGTTTGGTAACTAA
- a CDS encoding response regulator, with product MINVLIIEDDPMVAEFNKRYLEQVEGFALQGIAASADEAIEILKREDIDLILLDIYMPRLSGLELLSKIRKKGKGVDVIVVSAASDSYSIKKALQYGAVDYLIKPFEFERFSEALTTYRKRAMLMQDDQEKLSQVDLDKQIFHKDAPGKPGELPKGLTRDTLKLVWEHIQRTDNEAFSTEEIAQRVGISRVSMRKYLSFLGQIGILKTEVLYGSVGRPVYKHRYISSKRKAIHIYLEAAR from the coding sequence ATGATTAACGTCTTAATTATTGAAGATGATCCGATGGTTGCTGAGTTTAATAAGCGCTATCTCGAACAAGTGGAAGGATTTGCACTGCAGGGGATTGCGGCTTCAGCAGATGAAGCGATAGAGATCCTAAAAAGAGAGGATATTGACTTAATTTTGCTGGATATCTACATGCCCAGACTCAGTGGCTTAGAACTTCTCTCCAAGATTCGTAAAAAGGGAAAAGGGGTGGATGTCATCGTTGTCTCAGCGGCATCGGATAGTTACAGTATCAAGAAGGCCTTACAATATGGGGCAGTCGATTATCTGATTAAACCCTTCGAGTTCGAGCGTTTTAGCGAAGCATTAACGACTTATCGAAAGCGAGCTATGTTGATGCAAGATGATCAAGAGAAACTGAGTCAAGTCGATCTTGATAAGCAGATTTTCCATAAGGATGCTCCCGGCAAACCGGGAGAGTTACCCAAGGGGCTTACACGTGATACGCTAAAGCTAGTCTGGGAACATATCCAAAGGACAGACAATGAGGCTTTTTCAACAGAAGAGATTGCCCAGCGCGTGGGGATTTCGCGGGTTTCTATGCGTAAGTACCTCAGTTTTTTGGGCCAAATCGGAATATTAAAAACGGAAGTCCTTTATGGTTCTGTGGGACGGCCTGTTTATAAACATCGCTATATTTCATCCAAACGTAAGGCTATCCATATCTATCTCGAAGCTGCACGGTAA